The following proteins are co-located in the Deltaproteobacteria bacterium RBG_16_64_85 genome:
- a CDS encoding single-stranded DNA-binding protein has translation MVTFNRVILAGNLVRDPEIRYLPSGLSVTSFGIAVNSRYKQNNELKEDVSFFDIVVFGKLGENCAEYLSKGRPVLVEGRLRQRRWEAEGAKRSKIEVVADGVQFLGSPKGSSAAEGGSGGAAPQGAESPDEDIPF, from the coding sequence ATGGTCACCTTCAACCGCGTCATCCTGGCCGGCAATCTCGTCCGGGACCCGGAGATCCGGTATCTCCCCTCGGGTCTCTCCGTGACGAGCTTCGGCATTGCCGTCAACTCGCGGTACAAGCAGAACAATGAACTCAAGGAAGACGTGTCGTTCTTCGACATCGTCGTCTTCGGCAAGCTGGGGGAAAACTGCGCGGAGTACCTCTCCAAGGGGCGGCCGGTCCTGGTGGAGGGGCGGCTCCGCCAGCGCCGGTGGGAGGCCGAGGGAGCGAAGAGGAGCAAGATCGAAGTGGTGGCGGACGGCGTCCAGTTCCTCGGCAGCCCCAAAGGCAGCAGCGCGGCCGAGGGTGGGTCGGGCGGCGCGGCGCCGCAGGGTGCAGAAAGCCCGGACGAAGACATTCCGTTTTAA
- a CDS encoding 50S ribosomal protein L9, with amino-acid sequence MKVILREDVEKLGKAGDIVKVADGFGRNYLIPRQLAVPANVRNLKALEHDRRVIEARAKKTRKTAESLAEKLASVSLTISAKAGEEGKLFGAITSRDIAEAMEKAGVPVDRKTVLLQDPIKQLGDYKVKIKAGSDLHPEISVSVVAES; translated from the coding sequence ATGAAAGTCATCCTGCGCGAAGACGTGGAGAAGCTGGGGAAGGCGGGCGACATCGTCAAGGTCGCCGACGGGTTCGGCCGGAACTACCTCATCCCCCGGCAGCTGGCCGTGCCGGCGAACGTGCGCAACCTGAAAGCCCTCGAGCACGACCGGCGGGTGATCGAGGCCCGGGCGAAGAAGACCCGCAAGACCGCCGAGTCGCTGGCAGAGAAGCTGGCGTCGGTGTCCCTTACCATTTCCGCCAAGGCGGGGGAGGAAGGGAAGCTGTTCGGGGCGATCACTTCGCGGGACATCGCGGAAGCGATGGAGAAGGCCGGGGTGCCGGTCGACCGGAAGACGGTCCTGCTGCAGGACCCCATCAAGCAGCTGGGCGACTACAAGGTGAAGATCAAGGCGGGATCCGACCTGCATCCCGAGATCTCCGTCAGCGTGGTGGCGGAATCCTAG
- a CDS encoding 30S ribosomal protein S18 — protein MSTPMRSQRNSPREGSGPGGQRKRYVRKKFCRFCAEKELQLDYKNVYMIKQFVSERGKIVPRRISGTCATHQRKLTVEIKKARAVALIPFTATQVR, from the coding sequence ATGAGCACCCCGATGAGATCCCAGCGGAACAGCCCGCGGGAAGGCAGCGGCCCGGGAGGGCAGAGGAAGCGGTACGTCCGCAAGAAATTCTGCCGGTTCTGCGCGGAAAAGGAGCTGCAGCTCGATTACAAGAACGTCTACATGATCAAACAGTTCGTCTCCGAGCGGGGAAAGATCGTTCCGCGGCGCATCTCGGGGACCTGCGCCACCCACCAGCGGAAGCTGACCGTGGAGATCAAGAAGGCGCGCGCCGTTGCGCTGATCCCGTTCACCGCCACGCAGGTCCGGTAG
- a CDS encoding 30S ribosomal protein S6: protein MPKTYETAILFDPELPEEQRKEFLAKLAGVIASYQGEILKQDDWGNRKLAYPINKKVNAYYTFLLYSGNRGVVEEVERNIKIFDGVLRHLTSRVEVERKPKAASAGEAPATSDDPPPAGSAPPAAPAS from the coding sequence ATGCCGAAAACGTATGAAACCGCCATTCTGTTCGACCCCGAACTTCCGGAAGAGCAGCGCAAGGAGTTTCTCGCCAAACTGGCGGGGGTGATCGCTTCCTACCAGGGGGAAATCCTCAAGCAGGACGACTGGGGGAACCGGAAGCTGGCCTACCCGATCAACAAGAAGGTCAACGCGTATTACACGTTTCTCCTCTACTCCGGCAATCGAGGGGTCGTGGAGGAGGTCGAGCGAAACATCAAGATCTTCGACGGGGTCCTGCGCCACCTGACCTCCCGCGTGGAAGTCGAACGGAAGCCGAAGGCCGCGTCCGCGGGGGAGGCACCGGCAACTTCGGACGATCCGCCGCCCGCGGGAAGCGCCCCGCCCGCCGCTCCCGCATCGTAG